Genomic window (Salvelinus namaycush isolate Seneca chromosome 27, SaNama_1.0, whole genome shotgun sequence):
TGTGGCCTGATACAAGACAGTGCACTGAGGGAGAAAACTGTTTCCTCAAGTGAGTCATAACGTAATTCAACCACAGTTTGTCTCAGTTGGGTACATTTCCTCATTCCCACATCAGCCGTTATATTTTTCCATCAGTAACAATAGCAGTGAAAACTCTAATGGAATAGCACATGTGAACAGCTCACAGCACAGTGAGTCACAACAGATGTATTTGCAGTAGAAGGACTTGACAACTCCCCCAAAAGATGAAGGTTTACCGGTACCACTACCAAAACTGTGACAAAACAACTTTACTACCTATTATCCATCTTCAAATCATGTtttatctgtaaaggtttgtccAAAACATTTTAAACATTTGGGGAGATACACTACCACAGACTAATAaaagtggtgtaaagtatttaagtaaaaacgtaagtagtttttgggggtatttgtgctttactttactatttatattttggtcAACTTTTATAATTACTTCACTgaattcctaaagaaaataatgtactttttactccatacattttccctgacacccaaaagtactcgttacatgtcgaatgctcaggcaggacagtAATAGGGTCTAATTCACTTACCTATCAatatcatccctactgcctctgatctggtgaacTCACTAAAAACAAATAttgtgtttgtaaatgatgtctgattgttggagtgtgcccctggctgagcgtaaatgtaaaaaacaagaaaattgtgttgtctggtttgcttaatatcagGAATATGATGTATagtttttacttttactcaagtatgacagttgagCACTATTTCCACCACTGActaatctacactgagtgtacaaaacattaggaacacctgctctttcgaTGATATATACCACAGGGAACCAAAATATTTATTGTTACACAGGGAAATATAGAGTGCAGATCCGGGGAAGCTCGGATGAGTTGCAGAAAAAccagatgtggagactgaggttggAGTTGGCTGAGGAGAACAGGGTAAACGGGTCCCgaggggaatccaaggtagtGGAGGTGAGTAATCCAGAGCAAGGTAgttgggtggtgagatgtggaacaggagacaggagccagagacagagcggtAACTGCAATGAGAGGATAACCGGTGTCAGGCAGGGAAACGGGCACAGCAGAGTAACAGGATCTTGAATAATCATAAATGGCTACAATCatgaactgactgagcagagattacaatctggcagagtggaagtggccgggactgagtatttgtagaggtcttgatggaacgagttgcagctggtagggatctgctctgactccagcacacctgtctccaaccacacaatcgcacagagagggagagagagagtgtacaggGGGAGTAACTGCAGGTCAAGAAGACACCGGGTGAACACCAGAGGGCATAGCAGGAGCAGCTGTGACAGTTGTGGGTTCTGCTGCCATGTTTGTTATATTACGCATTTTATTTGAATTCACAGATGGTGCCTAGGAGAGGATGGCTAGGCTGACACACCCATCGCCCTTTTCGGTGTTGACATACTCATGTGGGCaggtagcctgggtaccagtctgtttgtgccatcatgccactccttggtagcctgggtaccagtctgtttgtgccatcatgccactccttggtagcctgggtaccagtctgtttgtgccatcatgccacTCCTTGGTAGCCTGGGCACCAGTCTGTTTGTGACATCATGCCACTCCTTGGTAGCCTGGGCACCAGTCTGTGCCATCATGCCACTCCTtggtagcctgggtaccagtctgtttgtgaCATCATGCCACTCCTTGGTAGCCTGGGCACCAGTCTGTTTGTGACATCATGCCACTCCTTGGTAGCCTGGgcaccagtctgtttgtgccatcatgccactccttggtagcctgggtaccagtctgtttgtgccatcatgccactccttggtagcctgggtaccagtctgtttgtgccatcatgccactccttggtagcctgggtaccagtctgtttgtgaCATCATGCCACAACTTGCAAAACATTAAAATATTGGTCACTATGAACTATTTCTGCATTCAAAAACCAGATGTCAATGAGTAATTCAGACCATGTTTTAAAAATAAATCTGTGAATGCCATTCAGAGCAGGCGTTAAATTGTCTTGACAAAGCAGACATGCTTTCACCTTTCACCTTTACGCTTCTCCAGAACAACCACTTTACTCTCACAcagacctctctctttctctctctctctctctctctctctgtctgtttaggCGAGTTCACAGGTCAGTGCTTTCAAGCCCCTGCCCTGAAAGTTCACTGACACAGTATACTCGTCAGCTAAGGACAAATTTTACGGTGATGCTAACTGAAGGTTAAGTGAACCCCTATGACTCTAGTATGCCTTGTCACTTGTCAAAGGGAGAAACCTGTAAAGAGAACACAATGTAATGTACTCTGAGTACCACACCTAGTTTTACAATAGATACAGTACGTAATGTGCTTCCTCAAGTAGCCTAGAGCAAGAACACCACGTTTTACGACCAGTGCAAATAAAAACGTATTTCTCCACAATGGAATGTTTATGAGTATCGTGTCTGAGCAAGCTTCTTTCAGACATGTGATCGTGTTAAAATTGAGTGACAGAGGAATTCACTTGTGCAGACGAGACACAGGTTCAGCTTTTGTAACAGTACAATAACAACACTTTATATAACGATGAACTGTATGTGCGGATGCGGCATGTGcctcttaaaggggcaatcagcaggtgaaacaataacaaagcgttttTTTGCGCCAcccgttttggtaaaaagctgagggatggggctggagaaatgtaaccactctcaaattcatagactgagctatggatgcaaggactgaccatccatgatatacaaagtatagttttaaccatgttttgaggctatatagtgtttttttacatttactttgtttaaaaacattggagtaaaacaagcttatattttgggggttctgatggggtacgacagttgaactaagctcatgaagcaGTTCTGATTTATAGTCttaaagaatcaatgggtacatatgaTAAATTTAGCAAAAATacatgtagcaattgcagattgccccttttttAAGGTTTTGTTCATACCTATCCAAGTTGGATTGTCTGTGGTTGGATAGGTGTGTAGAAGCCTTTAAGCTATTAAAATCACAACATGTTGTGGTCCTATCAAAAAATAATTAGGCAGGATTCAATCCAAGTGGTGTTGTAGAGCGTTGTCAACAAGGCAGTATAAAGGAAATGTCCCCGTGTTTGTTGAGATCGCATTCAGGGTAAGCGCTGCAGATACCTTAAAATGTCAATCGCTCTATAACGCACCTCGTGTTGAATCCCGGCATTACTGTAGTTATAAAAACAAGGCGATTTCGTATATTCTGTATATTGTGAAAATCCATATGTCAAAAACAGCAAGATTCACAAacctttaaatatatttttgttttatttaaaatgtttgcATAAACACTGAAATTATTAAATTGACTGTATCCCACAATTCCATGTACACTGAAGAAAAGAAGAAACAAAAGCTCACAGTAGGGAACTAAACCGGTCACAAATCAATGATCTGGAATTATACACTGTTCTCTCATTGCTGCACAAgtagatttaaaaaatgttttattattatcaTTTTCTATTATTATTTATTAGATAGTGGCAAAGGAAAAATCACAACGTCTTTCTACTCTTCTACTTCTGactgtaaatatttgtattttattttttagactTTAGATATATTTGTGTATGTTTTTTGTACtacttaaaatgtatttttatcatAAAAAAAATCCATATGTTGTTCTGCTCAGAACATTACAACTGGAATCTGCATAAGGTGAAACAGCACCACTGTTATTGTTGTCGTTTGGTTGAAGAAAGAGAGGAACGTCTGGAAAACACAACACATATTCTGTTGATTCTATGTCTGAGGGGGGGGGAAAACTGTGTTGGTTGTTTGAAGTCAaatctttgttgttgtaatgtcTCAAACGGACGTGGCTGTATCACCAAGTATGGATTCCAGCTTTAATGTTCTTCAAAGAAACAAGACCCATAGGGCATCTACTTCACTAGCGTACTAGCTAGATAGTTAGCTGAGACCCAACATAATGGCACACAGTGCCAATAAAACTCGTTATGCTATAACTCATCTTGATACATAGGCCTCAGAACACTACATCATACATATGTAAATGCATACatcgatttttctattgtgttatttgactgtacgtttgtttatatgtaactctgtgttgttgtttttgtcacactgctttgatttatcttggccaggttgcagttgtaaatgagaacttgttctcaactggcctacctggttaaataaaggtgaaacaaaaatataaaaatactgTAAGAATATTGTTTCTCAAATACATTACATTTTCCCATCAAAATACATTCAAGAGTCtataaataataattttttcCCAAAAGATGCAATTTGCATCAACAATCCATTGCCTCAGGTTTCACGCTAATCAGAAGCACTATAAGCAACCTAGGCCCTGAAACACATGGCAAGAACACATTGGGCAGAGCACATACAGTAGGAAGATCAATGTTTCCCCAAAGTGGAAAACACTACAAAACCTTGGACACAACACAGATCTTTACAGTAGCTTGCAGTTTTTCACAAGAGATTCTTTCAATTGAAAGCAACTACAATTCCCAGTCCCCACCATACCAGAGCAACGAGCCAATCACAGGCCCTGAGACTGCAGGGTGAGGATCTCAGCAGCCAATCTCTGTGGGTCTATGAGCTGGGGAAACATGCCCATGACCTTGTCCACCAGACAGCCGTTAAAGATAGCCAGCAGCTTCTTCctgacctcctctctctccctgccctccccGTGGGGGTGGGGCTGTGTCCGAGGGAGGAGCCAGTGTCTCTGCTTCTCTACTTGAGCAGTGCTAAATAGAGTCTGAGGATAAGTCCCGAACGGATCGGACCAGTAGGTCTGCTGTGGAGGGTGGGCCCTGCTCTCCTGTTGGAAGTCATTGGGGTACCTGTACTGATGCTTCCCAACTGGATATATCGGTGCCCCATAGCTGATGTAATAGGGGGGGCTGTAGGTTATCTTGCCTGGGTGGTAGGTGCTGCCTGGGCCCATGCTGTGATGTGGGCTGTGGGTGTTGTTGTGGGTGCTGGCTGGGCCCCTGCTGCGATGTTGTTGGTATCCTGCGCTGGGGCCCAGTAAAGGCTGAGCAGAATGAGAGCTGCAGCTAGAAGGCAGGTTGCTAGGCAGGGAATAGATTTGTTGTCTCATACCGGGGGGGGACAGGCAGTTCCTGTACCCAGCCTTCCCATAACGGTCACAGTGGTCCCTGGAGGGGTCAGACACCTGGCTCTCGAAGGAGCCAAGACCAGAATCTAGCCGCTCCTGAGAGCCACTGGGCAGGGCCGAGTCCAGGTCTGTCGGGGAGTGAGAGCCACTGGGCAGGGCCGAGTCCAGGTCTGTCGGGGAGTGAGAGCCATTGGGCATGGCCGAGTCCAGATCGGTCATGAAGTGTCGGTTGGCCTTGTCCTTCTTAGTTGGGGACCTCCGGCTGGAATGATGGCTTCCCTTGATCAGAAGCACATTCTCACTGATGTGGCCTTTCTTCAGGGAGCCATTCCTCTGTTCTAGAGGCAGTTTCTGAGCCATCCCCTCCTCCAGAGAAAGGCCATACGCAGGTCCAGCACCTGCGGTGGGGTGTTTATGTTCCGATAAAGATAGCTTGGCCTTCTTCCGCAGCTCGTCAGCCAGAGAGCAACGGGATTGGTTGGCTCGTTCCGGGTGGTAGAATTTACACTTCATCCCGTAAGTGCATTTCCTTCCTGGATTGATGAAATGTAAACAAGAGTTCATTAGTACCGTTGAGTTtcagcacatacagtacatttattacatccattaCAGTATTGGTGTCAGTTTGTCAATATGACCTCACCATAAGGGCACGGCTGTTTCCGTGGTAACCGAGGAACCTTCAGTAGAAAGTTCTCCAGGGTGGGACCATGGCGACCCAGAGGGTCATCAGGGGGCATGAACCTGAGATAGGGGGGGAGTGGAGTTTAGATTCCCACTACACTGTGGCTACACTGAACAATAATGCATCATTTACAAAACATCAATTGTGCAGTTATACAGATTTATAAGTATAAAATATTTACAAGTTATACGACCAAGCAATGGCTTATTCATGATATTTGTAGAACTGTAACCATATATTAGCTATTAGTTAAAACATTAGTTATTTGTCCACTGTAACCACCTATAGTTAAAACATTAGTTATTTGTCcacagagacctggccgggtggtgccagaataacaacctatccctcaacgtaaccaagacaaaggagatgactgttctctctactaccgcatggcaagcggtaccggagtgccaagtctaggacaaaaaggcttatcaacagtttttacccccaagccataagactcctgaacaggtaatcaaatggctacccggactatttgcattgtgtgcccccccccccccccccccccccaacccctcttttacgctgctgctactctctgtttatcatatatgcatagtcactttaaccatacattcatgtacatactacctcaattgggccgaccaaccagtgctcccgcacagtggctaaccgggctctctgcattgtgtcctgccacccaccaccagccaacccctcttttacgatactgctactctctgttcatcatatatgcatagtcactttaaccatatctacatgtacatactacctcaatcagcccgactaaccggtgtctgtatatagcctcgctactgtatatagcctcgctactgtatatagcctcgctactgtatatagcctcgctactgtatatagcctctccactgtatatagcctcgctactgtatatagcctcgctactgtatatagcctcgctactgtatatagcctctctactgtatatagcctctctactgtatatagcctgtctttttactgttgtttttatttctttacttatctattgttcaccaaataccttttttgcactgttggttagagcctgtaagtaagcatttcactgtaaggtctacctacacctgttgtattcagcgcacgtgacaaataaactttgatttgatttgtaaccAACTACTAGTTAAAACATGACTTATTTGTCCACTGTAACCACCTATTAGTTAAAACATGACTTATTTGTCCACTGTAACCACCTATTAGTTAAAACATGACTTATTTGTCCACTGTAACCACCTATTAGTTAAAACATTAGTTATTTGTCCACTGTGTGTATTTCAAGGTTAATAGTAAGCTACCACAAGACTTACTTGTCATTGACGAAGGAGTACATGAGTAGCCTCTCCTCAATGAAACGCTTCCAGTCCTGCCTCTCGCCCTGAAGGTCACGGTAGGTGTCGTTGGACACGATGATGCCGGCGGTCTCATGCGCCAGCTTGACGATGAAGCGATCGTCATAGCAGACCACCCGTTTGCCTGCTACCCGCCTCGAAGGGGTGAACACCACGATCTTCTTCCTCTCCAGCTCACGCAAAATGTGTTGATCTTTAGAAACAGAGAAAAATACTAACATTAGATAACCATTCAATTAGTTAATCATCAATGAAGTATTATTTAAGAGATTAATTATGCATTAACCACCCCTAATCCTGGTCTGTATGTAAAAGGATTGTTTCTGGGAAACAGATTTCACAACTTGTTTAGCACACTTTACTTTATCACTCACATTCTACCTCTCACATTCTACCTCTCATATTGTCATATTTTGTTGCCAAACTTTTTGGGAACTCGAGCAACTAAAAGGCTCTGATAGCGAGCCGGCTATAGCGTGTAGGCTCAACGTTTATATGACATTTGGCACACATGGATAAAGTTCGATAAAGTTTAATTAAGCTTTAGAtaaagtaaaatatttaaaatatgAGGTTAACTCAATTAAAATCTATCCATCATATTAACGTTGAGCCTACAGGCTCTAACCGGCTCTTGGCAATGGATAAGACATGAGAAAAATGTACTTAAGAGGTCTTCACGGATCCACCTGTACCCAAATACGCAAGACCCGATCCGGGAAGCGAGTGAGTCCGGATCCATAATTCTAAATAATGTAATGGGTCTGGGTCGTATCTGATATGATTGCAACAGGCCTCgggtatgtgtaattttaactgacttgtccggaAGGACACATACAGATCCGAACGCGAGTGCTGCAAAAGAGAGAGAAATTGTATAATTTATGCTACTGCTCCTTGCTTTTCACAGGAGTGGcgcgtgtagcttgttgttggccaatcataagtcatcaaagcggcaataagctacagtcatagagcctcTGTGTGGCGCAAAAGTTAggagatatctaatcaatggaagacGGAATTAAAATGACggaattaaaagttaaaggagGACAGGCTACAACGACCAAGAGCCTACAGGTAGGCTGCTACTTTATATTCTCAATGGAGTTGCAACTGTGTAGGATGAGAGCGCATGCtgcctcaattagcctagctagctagcttaactagcttctcccagtttgatgcagtcaagacaggtactacgtaATCATATTGGATGATATAGAACCTAGCTATCTATGGCAGCTATTAGTCTACTATAACGCGAGTCGACTTGGTTGGTTGCTGCTtctcgtctctccctccctcctccctgttccCATGTCACTTGCTGACACTCACAGTAGCCTATACACACAGCACTGCCAGAGGCTCTCTACCTCCTCTTACACTCACAGTAGCCTATACACACAGCACTGCCAGAGGCTCTCTACCTCCTCTTACACTCACAGTAGCCAATTCACACAGCACTGCCAGAGGCTCTCTACCTCCTCTTACACTCACAGTAGCCTATACACACAGCACTGCCAGAGGCTCTCTAACTCCTCTTACACTCACAGTAGCCTATACACACAGCACTGCCAGAGGCTCTCTACCTCCTCTTACACTCACAGTAGCCAATTCACACAGCACTGCCAGAGGCTCTCTACCTCCTCTTACACTCACAGTAGCCTATTCACACAGCACTGCCAGAGGCTCTCTACCTCCTCTTACACTCACAGTAGCCTATACACACAGCACTGCCAGAGGCTCTCTACCTCCTCTTACACTCACAGTAGCCTATACACACAGCACTGCCAGAGGCTCTCTACCTCCTCTTACACTCACAGTAGCCTATACACACAGCACTGCCAGAGGCTCTCTACCTCCTCTTACACTCACAGTAGCCTATTCACACAGCACTGCCAGAGGCTCTCTACCTCCTCTTACACTCACAGTAGCCTATACACACAGCACTGCCAGAGGCTCTCTACCTCCTCTTACACTCACAGTAGCCTATACACACAGCACTGCCAGAGGCTCgctacctcctctccctcacgCTTTTAGTAGCTTATAAAATAACTTGTCTGCTTCCCTAACTCGAATCGGGTCTGGATCCGATCAGGTCTATACAGAACGGGTCCAGTTATCATCGGGCCCGTTTGAAATGGGTCtctatatttacaaaaaaaatatttatgcATATCGGGTCCAGATGGGGATGCCCCAGGCTCATTTAGGAATGGGTACAACTTTTTGGACCAGTgaaggcctagtggttagagctttggactagtaaccgaaaggttgcaagatctaatccccgagctgacaaggtacaaatctgtaattcggcccctgaacaaggcagttaacccactgttcctaggctgtcattgaaaataagaatttgttcttaactgacttgcctagttaaattaatgtaaaataaaattttaacaaatttaaaaaataattgacAGTAACTAGGTCAGCCAAGCTCACCATGAGAAGACTGTTTTTACATGCTACTGCAGGAAGTGATAAATGCGCTGATAAAAGTCCCTGGTTTAATCAGCTGAACGAGAGACGTAGTGAAACAAAAAATATCCGTGTTGGGTTTTCCCCTCCTGCTCTCCACTGCTCTCACTTCCCAGAGTTGTGGAGTTGCATCACTTTGACCCCTGATCTGATCTCAAGTTCAGCAACTGGCAAAAGCCAAACAAGTCCATATGCCAAACTGTTTCTTGCTCACACATGATCAAAAGAGACACGCTCTCTACTCAAACATTGTGCTTGTATGCATATTTCCTGAAGTCAGCATATCACATAGCGTATTACATATTAGAAActaggtggttcgagccctgaatgctgattggctgaaagccagggtatatcagaccatataccacgggtatgacaaaacatgtatttttactcttCTATTTACGTTAACCaattaaccagtttataatagcaataaggcatcttGGGGAtagtggtatatggccaatatacaactCCGCgatgcgttgtgcataagaagAGCCCTaagtgtggtatattggccatataccacaccccttcaCGCGTTATTGCTTAAATTTACTCTATATGCCATCTCTGATTTAAAATAACATAGAAACTCAATGTTCCATTGTGTCTGAAACAAATGTCCGCCCAACTTTATCCCAGTGGGCAAAAacaggttgaatcaacattgtttccacgtcaattCAACAAAATCATTTATGTGAGGATGTTGAATCGACATGGAAAACGGATCAAATTCGCAAAACGTCATAtttcttttttattttaccca
Coding sequences:
- the LOC120022767 gene encoding endoribonuclease ZC3H12A-like — protein: MKIGAISTLSPVKDVLPWKEFSHTARLSPTEPHDTVGWLSTLPALHNHHPPYPICERMHPSGTQCSALEESSKTPTEPGEAQLDFYLKLGYSPAQVWTVLQKFGLNTDTNRVLGELVRTGASPEGIEKKREKEGAPSTMSIQVARGETLSNLPLTPPPSRGDVPSEEGDALRPIVIDGSNVAMSHGNKEMFSCLGIQLAVNFFLDRGHTDITVFVPSWRKEQPRPDVLITDQHILRELERKKIVVFTPSRRVAGKRVVCYDDRFIVKLAHETAGIIVSNDTYRDLQGERQDWKRFIEERLLMYSFVNDKFMPPDDPLGRHGPTLENFLLKVPRLPRKQPCPYGRKCTYGMKCKFYHPERANQSRCSLADELRKKAKLSLSEHKHPTAGAGPAYGLSLEEGMAQKLPLEQRNGSLKKGHISENVLLIKGSHHSSRRSPTKKDKANRHFMTDLDSAMPNGSHSPTDLDSALPSGSHSPTDLDSALPSGSQERLDSGLGSFESQVSDPSRDHCDRYGKAGYRNCLSPPGMRQQIYSLPSNLPSSCSSHSAQPLLGPSAGYQQHRSRGPASTHNNTHSPHHSMGPGSTYHPGKITYSPPYYISYGAPIYPVGKHQYRYPNDFQQESRAHPPQQTYWSDPFGTYPQTLFSTAQVEKQRHWLLPRTQPHPHGEGREREEVRKKLLAIFNGCLVDKVMGMFPQLIDPQRLAAEILTLQSQGL